A genomic segment from Nicotiana tabacum cultivar K326 chromosome 7, ASM71507v2, whole genome shotgun sequence encodes:
- the LOC107816087 gene encoding pentatricopeptide repeat-containing protein At5g27460-like encodes MLFKVVGFNLSRFQCSWTWRYVLSRSCSSSANKTTLLNSSYPSGFDLKRRILKVVSSSGNTARSVLQNWVDEGRKISVPELRIVTRQLVKQLRFKPALEILNWMETQHRSHMLASDYAMRLELTVKEHGSTEAERYFDSLTSTFLRKAASVPLLRCYVKERSAEKAEAFMLKINRLGLALSPHLFNEMMKLYMATSQYQKVLSVILQMKQNRISLNVLSYNFWMDACGKLSGVESAEMVYKEMQSNQNVEVGWTSLSTLANIYMKAGLTDKAFLALKIAEKKISKSTHRPYFFLITQYASLNNKDGVLRVWEASNAVNSQMTCANYMCILSSLVKLGDMREAERIFAEWESQCRTYDIRVSNILLGGYMRNGSVEKAESLHYRTLEKGGRPNSKTWEILVEGWIRSQQMDKAIDALKSGLAALKHYDWRPSPSSVVAIAEYFEETRNFENAMEFLKTLRHFRLANLQVYKSLLRMQTSREESPQDILDMMQKDGIDVDDETSVICSGILH; translated from the exons ATGCTATTCAAGGTAGTTGGCTTCAATCTTTCAAGATTTCAATG CTCATGGACATGGAGATATGTGTTGTCACGATCATGCTCGAGCTCAGCCAACAAAACGACGCTATTAAACAGCAGTTACCCCAGTGGGTTTGATCTAAAAAGACGAATTTTGAAGGTGGTTTCATCAAGTGGGAACACGGCGAGGAGTGTGCTTCAGAATTGGGTGGAtgaaggccgtaaaatttctgTACCCGAGCTCAGGATCGTTACCCGGCAGCTCGTGAAACAACTTCGTTTCAAACCCGCTCTGGAG ATACTTAACTGGATGGAAACTCAACACAGATCTCACATGTTAGCTTCTGATTACGCCATGAGATTGGAACTAACTGTGAAAGAACATGGTAGCACAGAAGCTGAAAGATATTTTGACAGTTTAACAAGCACTTTTTTACGGAAAGCTGCTTCCGTCCCTCTTCTTCGTTGTTATGTTAAAGAAAGGTCCGCTGAGAAGGCTGAAGCTTTCATGCTAAAGATAAACAGGTTGGGACTTGCTCTGAGCCCTCATCTGTTTAATGAAATGATGAAGCTTTATATGGCTACATCTCAGTACCAGAAAGTATTATCTGTCATTTTGCAAATGAAGCAAAACCGAATATCCTTAAATGTTCTCTCCTATAATTTCTGGATGGACGCATGTGGGAAGCTCTCTGGGGTCGAATCAGCAGAGATGGTATACAAAGAAATGCAGAGCAACCAAAATGTAGAAGTGGGATGGACCTCTTTATCTACATTAGCGAATATTTATATGAAAGCAGGACTGACGGATAAGGCCTTTTTGGCCCTAAAAATTGCTGAAAAGAAAATATCCAAAAGTACTCACCGTCCTTACTTCTTTCTCATTACGCAGTATGCTTCCTTGAATAACAAAGATGGAGTACTTCGGGTCTGGGAAGCTTCTAATGCAGTAAATTCTCAGATGACTTGTGCTAATTACATGTGTATTTTGTCATCTTTGGTGAAGCTTGGCGACATGAGAGAAGCCGAGAGAATTTTTGCAGAATGGGAGTCTCAATGCAGGACATATGACATTAGGGTCTCCAACATACTTCTCGGTGGATACATGAGAAATGGATCAGTGGAAAAAGCTGAATCATTACATTATCGCACGTTGGAGAAAGGTGGACGTCCAAATTCTAAAACCTGGGAGATACTGGTGGAGGGCTGGATAAGAAGTCAACAAATGGATAAAGCTATTGATGCCTTGAAAAGTGGTCTTGCTGCTCTAAAACATTATGATTGGAGGCCTTCACCAAGTAGTGTTGTCGCCATTGCAGAATATTTCGAAGAAACTAGAAATTTTGAGAATGCTATGGAGTTTCTTAAGACTCTTAGACATTTTCGTCTTGCTAATTTGCAAGTGTACAAGTCATTGCTTAGAATGCAAACCTCAAGAGAAGAAAGTCCACAGGACATCCTTGATATGATGCAGAAGGATGGAATTGACGTGGATGATGAGACCTCTGTCATATGTTCAGGCATTTTGCATTGA
- the LOC107816088 gene encoding glutathione transferase GST 23-like codes for MEGEGVKLLGHWASPFALRVHWALKLKGVEYDYQEEDLPNKSPLLLQYNPVHKKIPVLVHNGKPIAESSVILEYIDETWKKNPLLPEDPYERAKARFWAKFIDDKCVPGIFRTFSKVGEEQQKIAKEARENLKLLEGELDKKRVFGDSRIGFIDVASAWIICWAQIVEEIVDIKLIDAEEMPSLVAWFENVLEAAPVLKECTPPKDKLLEHNKGFHKMLVASASP; via the exons ATGGAGGGTGAGGGAGTGAAATTGCTTGGACACTGGGCAAGCCCTTTTGCTCTAAGGGTTCATTGGGCTCTGAAACTTAAAGGCGTTGAATATGACTACCAAGAAGAAGATCTCCCAAACAAAAGTCCTTTGCTCTTGCAGTATAATCCAGTGCATAAAAAGATTCCAGTTCTGGTTCATAATGGGAAACCTATTGCAGAATCATCAGTCATACTTGAATACATCGACGAGACTTGGAAGAAAAATCCCCTCCTCCCTGAAGATCCTTATGAAAGAGCTAAAGCGCGATTCTGGGCAAAATTTATTGATGACAAG TGTGTGCCAGGAATCTTTCGTACTTTCTCCAAGGTCGGAGAGGAGCAGCAGAAGATAGCAAAAGAAGCTCGCGAGAACTTGAAACTTTTAGAGGGCGAACTAGACAAGAAACGCGTTTTTGGAGATTCGAGGATAGGGTTCATTGATGTTGCATCTGCTTGGATCATATGCTGGGCTCAGATTGTTGAGGAGATTGTTGATATCAAACTTATTGATGCAGAGGAAATGCCTTCACTCGTTGCATGGTTTGAAAATGTCCTCGAAGCTGCTCCTGTTCTGAAAGAGTGTACACCACCCAAAGACAAATTGTTAGAGCATAACAAAGGATTTCACAAGATGTTGGTTGCTTCAGCGTCACCTTGA
- the LOC107807002 gene encoding phosphoribosylaminoimidazole-succinocarboxamide synthase, chloroplastic, giving the protein MAHHLPALNPPRTLNTNLHSISKPIFSFSQTASRKISKLKKYPSITSSTMSSQQQNPLPHIALTNNEHKEEVMNAIKSSISNCLSETHLDLTVSALRSKIRGKVRDIYDGGDYLVMVTTDRQSAFDRILASIPFKGQVLNETSLWWFNKTQHITPNAVVSVPDRNVTIARKCSVFPVEFVVRGYVTGSTDTSLWTVYNKGVRNYCGNSLPDGLVKNQKLQENILTPTTKAADHDVPVTPDEIVQLGLMTQADYDEVSRKATSLFEFGQRVALDHGLILVDTKYEFGKGVDGKIYLIDEVHTPDSSRYWIAHSYQERFQSGLEPENIDKEFLRLWFKNHCNPYEDEVLPDAPEELVSELAWRYIFLFETITNSRFEMPGTKEPVHDRISRNVSQALSSLQ; this is encoded by the exons ATGGCTCATCATTTGCCAGCCTTAAACCCTCCCAGAACCCTAAACACTAACCTTCACTCTATCAGCAAACCAATCTTCTCATTCTCACAAACAGCATctcgaaaaatttcgaaattgaagaaATACCCATCAATCACTTCATCCACTATGTCAAGCCAGCAGCAAAACCCACTGCCCCATATAGCATTAACCAACAATGAGCACAAGGAAGAAGTCATGAACGCTATCAAAAGTTCAATATCTAATTGCCTCTCCGAAACCCATCTTGATTTAACTGTATCTGCACTCCGGTCCAAAATCAGAGGCAAG GTTAGAGATATATATGATGGAGGGGATTACCTTGTAATGGTGACAACAGATAGGCAAAGCGCATTTGACAGAATTCTTGCTTCCATCCCCTTCAAAGGCCag GTCCTTAATGAGACAAGTTTATGGTGGTTTAATAAAACTCAACATATTACTCCTAATGCAGTGGTATCAGTGCCTGATCGGAATGTAACTATTGCGAGGAAGTGTTCGGTTTTCCCTGTTGAGTTTGTTG TAAGAGGGTATGTTACTGGAAGCACTGATACATCACTCTGGACAGTCTACAATAAAGGGGTTCGGAATTATTGCGGCAACAGCCTTCCAGATG GCTTGGTGAAAAATCAAAAGCTTCAAGAAAATATACTCACACCGACAACTAAAGCAGCAGATCATGATGTTCCTGTAACACCAGATGAG ATAGTTCAACTCGGGCTTATGACTCAAGCTGATTATGACGAAGTGAGTAGGAAGGCGACGAGCTTATTTGAGTTTGGCCAG CGTGTAGCATTGGATCATGGTCTGATATTGGTGGACACCAAATATGAATTTGGAAAGGGAGTTGATGGTAAAATTTATTTGATTGATGAG GTACATACACCTGACTCAAGCAGATATTGGATTGCTCATTCTTACCAGGAACGCTTTCAGAGTGGTCTTGAGCCTGAAAATATCGACAAG GAATTCTTGAGGCTGTGGTTCAAAAATCATTGCAACCCATACGAGGATGAG GTCTTACCTGATGCTCCAGAAGAACTTGTCTCTGAATTAGCTTGGCG ATACATTTTCCTGTTCGAGACGATAACAAATTCAAGATTCGAGATGCCTGGGACAAAG GAGCCAGTTCATGATCGAATCTCGAGAAATGTTTCACAGGCTTTGTCATCTTTGCAGTAA